From Desulfosalsimonas propionicica, the proteins below share one genomic window:
- a CDS encoding DUF3427 domain-containing protein, with protein sequence MELHAQYGFKDILAALGQATFETAGQRGVGIVHLPDIKAYGVMITFQKTEKEFSPSTMYADFPISRELLHWESQSNTRQNSKTGQNLIHHIQRGYTILIFVRSHKKQNNCTVPFTYLGPAACQSYQSERPIQMVWKLQHQMPVEMFEDNRKGG encoded by the coding sequence CTGGAGCTTCATGCCCAATACGGATTCAAAGACATTCTGGCTGCCCTGGGCCAGGCAACCTTTGAAACAGCCGGTCAAAGGGGTGTCGGCATCGTTCATCTGCCGGATATAAAAGCCTACGGTGTCATGATCACCTTTCAGAAAACCGAAAAGGAATTTTCACCGTCCACCATGTATGCTGATTTTCCGATCAGCCGGGAGCTTCTGCATTGGGAATCCCAGTCCAATACCCGGCAGAATTCAAAAACCGGCCAAAACCTCATCCATCATATCCAACGCGGATATACGATTTTAATCTTTGTCCGCAGCCATAAGAAGCAAAATAACTGCACGGTTCCATTCACCTACCTTGGCCCTGCAGCCTGCCAAAGCTATCAGAGCGAACGTCCTATACAGATGGTCTGGAAACTTCAACACCAGATGCCGGTGGAAATGTTTGAGGATAACCGTAAAGGGGGATAG
- a CDS encoding DEAD/DEAH box helicase family protein, which produces MTSKPAFGMYDALIDKHLQDVLRQYPELRPVLGKLDAEEQPARYADFVAKVLEQVLREESDPENRLALCNLILEQLSNSPDADTKKLVSTKKSLLLEITPPHYGTSHMPRPHTPVSESSLFTGSPSDPQLVHELAAEMRSADGVDILVSFIKWSGLRLLIPAFEDLRDRNIPVRLITTSYMGASDAPAIEWLAALPNVNVRVSYDTERTRLHAKAYHFRRDSGFSSAYIGSANMSHAAITSGLEWNLKVTAQDMAHILEKFTAEFETYWHSREFVPFDPEDPAPLRSAIRRARHAQPQSAVFFDLRPHPFQERILETLETEREVRGLTRNLVVAATGTGKTVIAAFDFQRFYERKKRQARLLFVAHRVEILTKAQETFRNVLRDAGFGDVLGGTYQAERFDHLFCTVSMLTSRRLWNQVGPGFYDFIIIDEAHHGTASSYRPVFEEFSPEIILGLTATPERMDGGNVLADFDNRFTAEIRLPEALEEKLLCPFHYFGVTDPVSLSDDRFWKNGQYDTHELEKVYTGNHIQARQRLDAILSALHRYEPDMEGVKGIGFCVSIEHAEYMAEMFHKHGLASAAYVSGNHPGHYEPLLNQLKSGQLKFLFTVDKLSEGVDLPDINIVLFLRPTRSLTVFLQQLGRGLRHSPGKDCLTVLDFVGQAHRKYRIDTKIKALLPKHRFSIDREVEQDFPHLPPGCAIQLDRLSRRHVLENIRENLKNLAVQVPERLRAFSHETGQPLTFGNFIRHHDYEPERLLIRETWSTWKAKARLTEFPSDPDITRMKNALIRLALTNGPAEIARLQEIVGLLKTQQVDRAISAAGNTAIMIHYRIWAERGNTLGMNSLRESFDRLSRNPATLSDIEEILAWAESETPVAGIRPDLPLLPAPWSFMPNTDSKTFWLPWARQPLKQPVKGVSASFICRI; this is translated from the coding sequence ATGACATCAAAGCCTGCTTTCGGCATGTATGACGCGCTTATCGACAAACATCTCCAGGATGTCCTGCGGCAATACCCGGAACTGCGACCCGTGCTCGGAAAGCTGGATGCAGAAGAGCAGCCCGCGCGGTATGCCGATTTTGTCGCAAAAGTTTTAGAACAGGTGCTGCGGGAAGAATCGGATCCGGAAAACCGGCTTGCCCTGTGCAATTTAATTCTTGAGCAGCTTTCAAACAGCCCTGATGCAGACACGAAAAAACTGGTTTCAACAAAAAAATCCCTTCTCCTTGAAATCACCCCGCCGCATTACGGCACATCCCACATGCCCCGGCCGCATACGCCTGTTTCAGAAAGCAGTCTTTTTACCGGATCGCCTTCAGATCCCCAGCTCGTGCACGAACTGGCCGCTGAAATGCGCTCTGCCGATGGCGTGGACATTCTGGTATCTTTTATCAAGTGGTCCGGCCTGCGCCTGCTGATACCCGCATTTGAAGATTTGCGGGACCGCAATATCCCTGTCCGCCTGATCACCACATCCTACATGGGGGCCTCGGATGCGCCGGCAATCGAATGGCTTGCAGCACTGCCCAATGTCAATGTGCGCGTATCCTACGATACCGAGCGCACCCGGCTCCACGCCAAGGCCTATCATTTCAGGCGCGATTCGGGTTTTTCCAGCGCCTATATTGGTTCGGCCAACATGTCCCATGCCGCCATCACCAGCGGCCTGGAATGGAACCTGAAAGTGACTGCACAGGACATGGCGCATATCCTTGAAAAATTCACCGCCGAGTTTGAAACCTACTGGCACAGCCGGGAATTTGTTCCTTTTGACCCGGAAGATCCCGCCCCCTTGCGCAGCGCCATCCGCCGCGCACGGCATGCGCAGCCGCAATCGGCTGTTTTTTTCGATCTCCGGCCCCATCCTTTCCAGGAACGCATTTTGGAAACCCTGGAAACAGAGCGTGAAGTGCGGGGCCTTACCCGCAATCTCGTGGTGGCCGCCACCGGCACCGGCAAAACTGTTATCGCCGCATTTGACTTTCAGCGCTTTTATGAACGGAAAAAAAGACAGGCGCGATTGCTTTTTGTCGCCCACCGCGTGGAGATTTTAACCAAGGCGCAGGAAACTTTCAGAAATGTTTTACGGGATGCCGGTTTTGGCGATGTCCTGGGCGGCACCTACCAGGCAGAACGGTTTGATCATTTGTTCTGCACCGTGAGCATGCTCACCTCCAGGCGGTTATGGAACCAAGTGGGACCCGGATTTTATGATTTTATCATTATCGACGAGGCTCACCACGGCACTGCATCGAGCTATCGCCCGGTTTTTGAAGAATTTTCCCCTGAAATTATTCTGGGCCTTACCGCCACACCGGAACGAATGGACGGCGGCAATGTACTGGCGGATTTTGACAACCGGTTTACAGCAGAAATCCGCCTGCCTGAAGCATTGGAAGAAAAGCTTCTCTGCCCGTTTCACTACTTTGGCGTGACTGATCCGGTCTCGCTTTCAGATGACCGGTTCTGGAAAAACGGCCAATACGATACACATGAACTGGAAAAAGTTTATACCGGCAATCATATCCAAGCCCGCCAGCGCCTTGATGCCATCCTATCCGCCCTACATCGCTATGAGCCGGACATGGAAGGGGTAAAAGGCATCGGCTTTTGCGTTTCCATCGAGCACGCGGAGTATATGGCGGAAATGTTTCACAAGCACGGCCTTGCCTCCGCAGCCTATGTCTCCGGCAATCATCCCGGCCATTACGAACCTTTGCTGAACCAGCTAAAATCCGGCCAGCTTAAGTTTTTGTTTACCGTGGACAAACTCAGCGAAGGGGTGGATTTGCCGGATATCAACATTGTTTTGTTTTTGCGCCCCACCCGGAGTCTGACCGTATTCTTGCAGCAGCTCGGCCGGGGCCTGCGCCATAGTCCAGGCAAGGATTGCCTTACCGTGCTCGATTTTGTGGGCCAGGCGCACCGCAAATACCGCATTGACACCAAGATTAAAGCGCTTTTGCCCAAACATCGCTTTTCCATTGACCGGGAAGTAGAGCAGGATTTTCCCCACCTCCCGCCCGGCTGCGCCATCCAGCTCGACCGCCTTTCCCGGCGCCATGTTCTGGAAAATATCCGGGAGAATTTAAAAAACCTGGCCGTGCAGGTGCCGGAGCGCCTCCGCGCATTTTCCCATGAAACCGGCCAGCCCCTGACCTTTGGCAATTTTATCCGCCACCATGATTATGAACCGGAGCGCCTACTGATCCGGGAAACCTGGTCGACCTGGAAGGCAAAAGCCAGGCTGACAGAATTTCCGTCAGACCCGGATATAACGCGCATGAAAAACGCCCTGATTCGCCTTGCATTGACCAACGGCCCCGCTGAGATTGCCCGGCTGCAAGAAATTGTGGGGCTTTTGAAAACTCAACAGGTGGATCGGGCAATATCGGCAGCCGGCAACACAGCCATTATGATCCACTACCGGATATGGGCGGAAAGAGGAAACACCCTGGGCATGAACTCCCTGCGGGAATCCTTTGACAGGCTTTCCAGAAACCCGGCAACGCTTTCGGATATAGAAGAAATACTGGCATGGGCTGAATCCGAAACACCGGTTGCCGGCATCCGGCCGGATCTGCCCCTTTTGCCTGCCCCCTGGAGCTTCATGCCCAATACGGATTCAAAGACATTCTGGCTGCCCTGGGCCAGGCAACCTTTGAAACAGCCGGTCAAAGGGGTGTCGGCATCGTTCATCTGCCGGATATAA
- a CDS encoding PDDEXK nuclease domain-containing protein encodes MDPTDNPNGNSLGKQGDYPRLLTEIKERIRSAQYEALKAVNKELVGLYWDIGRMIAERQETEGWGKSVVKRLSADLRQEFPGVSGFSVQNLWYMRQFYSEYHGNERLQPLVGEIAWAHNLVIMSKCKDPLEREFYLRMTRKFGWSKNVLLHQIDNQSYEKSLLGQTNFDRALTPELRAQAKLAVRDEYTFDFLELGEDHSERELERSLIARIEDFLRSMGGMFAFMGSQYRLEVEGKEFFIDLLLFHRRLRCLVAIELKIGEFLPEFVGKMQFYLTALDRQVRQADENPSIGIILCKEKNRTIVEYALHDARKPMGVATYEITRTLPKSLQGQLPSPQEIAHLLEDL; translated from the coding sequence ATGGACCCGACTGATAACCCTAACGGAAACAGTCTCGGCAAACAGGGGGATTACCCGCGCCTGCTGACCGAAATCAAGGAGCGCATCCGCTCCGCCCAGTATGAAGCCCTCAAGGCGGTCAACAAGGAACTGGTGGGTTTGTACTGGGACATCGGGCGGATGATCGCAGAGCGCCAGGAGACCGAGGGCTGGGGCAAATCTGTGGTAAAGCGGTTATCCGCCGATCTGCGGCAGGAATTCCCCGGTGTGAGCGGTTTTTCAGTCCAAAACCTCTGGTATATGCGCCAGTTCTATTCGGAGTACCATGGCAACGAAAGACTCCAACCGCTGGTTGGAGAAATCGCCTGGGCGCATAATCTTGTCATCATGAGCAAATGCAAGGACCCCCTGGAACGGGAATTTTATCTTCGCATGACCCGCAAGTTCGGCTGGTCGAAAAACGTCCTCCTCCACCAGATCGACAACCAGAGCTATGAAAAATCGCTTTTGGGCCAGACCAATTTTGACCGGGCGCTGACGCCGGAGTTGCGCGCTCAGGCCAAACTGGCGGTAAGGGACGAGTACACCTTTGATTTTCTGGAGCTGGGTGAAGATCACAGCGAGCGTGAGCTGGAACGATCCCTCATCGCCCGGATCGAGGATTTCCTGCGAAGCATGGGCGGCATGTTCGCCTTCATGGGCAGTCAGTACCGGCTGGAAGTGGAAGGGAAAGAGTTTTTCATCGATCTTCTCCTGTTTCACCGGCGCCTGCGTTGTCTTGTGGCTATTGAGCTGAAAATCGGTGAATTTCTGCCGGAGTTCGTCGGTAAGATGCAGTTCTATCTGACGGCGCTGGACAGGCAGGTCCGCCAGGCGGATGAAAACCCCTCCATCGGCATCATTCTCTGCAAGGAGAAGAATCGCACGATTGTGGAATATGCCCTGCACGACGCCCGAAAGCCCATGGGCGTGGCGACCTATGAAATCACCAGGACTTTGCCGAAATCGTTGCAAGGGCAACTGCCGTCTCCGCAGGAGATCGCCCATTTGCTGGAGGATTTATGA
- a CDS encoding type II toxin-antitoxin system Phd/YefM family antitoxin, with protein MPTLSATEARSKLYRLIDQASKSHEPVVITGKRGNAVLISEDDWRSIQETMYLLNIPGMRESIREGLATPVEDCTEEIDW; from the coding sequence ATGCCTACTTTATCGGCAACAGAGGCGCGGTCCAAATTGTACCGCCTTATCGACCAAGCATCCAAATCGCATGAACCAGTTGTGATCACCGGGAAACGGGGAAATGCGGTTCTGATTTCAGAAGATGACTGGCGTTCCATTCAGGAGACCATGTATCTTTTAAATATTCCCGGTATGCGTGAGTCCATTCGTGAAGGCCTGGCGACCCCGGTTGAGGATTGTACTGAGGAAATTGATTGGTGA
- a CDS encoding restriction endonuclease subunit S: MSDVLKPYPEYKDSGLPWLGRVPKHWECLPHRAIFEEVKEQGHLDEQLLSVTIGRGIIRQEDLLADSSKKDSSNLDKSKYKLVLPGDIAYNKMRAWQGAVGASKYRGIVSPAYIVQRLRGELRSEYFHYLLRTPGFAKEAERWSYGITSDQWSLRPQHFKMIYSCLPPLDEQELIVGFLSGLDRHVRRFIRNRRRLIEVLNEQKQAIINRAVTRGLDPDVPLKPSGTEWIGDIPEHWEATTLGRLVTTFKTGPFGSILHQSDYIPGGTPLVNPVHMSGGRITLDVNCAVDGATFHRLREYALIEGDIVFSRRGELGRCALVRKEEAGCLIGTGSIRARLIPNMINHDFLIAALNGWWVAEYLSLMSVGATMQSLNTGILSRLPLPLPPIEEQVQITMLIERESALVDKSIAKAQREIGLIREYRTRLIADVVTGKVDVRHLAPTPGSEDLEETVESLEPLEEDIADAVIDDEERVNGPD; encoded by the coding sequence ATGAGTGATGTACTGAAGCCCTACCCCGAATACAAGGACTCCGGCCTGCCGTGGCTGGGGCGGGTGCCGAAACATTGGGAATGTCTGCCACATCGGGCCATCTTCGAAGAGGTCAAGGAACAAGGGCATTTAGATGAGCAATTGCTTTCGGTCACGATCGGCAGAGGCATCATCCGCCAAGAAGATCTTTTGGCTGACTCCTCGAAGAAGGATTCCTCAAATCTCGACAAGTCCAAGTACAAACTCGTCCTCCCTGGCGACATAGCCTACAACAAGATGCGCGCTTGGCAGGGCGCGGTGGGAGCATCAAAGTATCGAGGGATCGTCAGTCCAGCCTATATCGTGCAACGGTTGCGGGGCGAGCTCAGATCAGAATACTTCCATTATCTGTTGAGAACGCCCGGCTTCGCCAAGGAAGCGGAACGTTGGTCGTATGGCATTACTTCAGACCAATGGAGCCTGCGCCCGCAACACTTCAAGATGATCTATTCATGCCTGCCGCCGCTCGACGAGCAAGAACTGATCGTTGGATTTCTTAGTGGACTTGACCGGCACGTCCGCCGCTTCATCCGAAATCGGCGGCGGCTGATCGAGGTGTTGAACGAGCAGAAGCAAGCCATCATCAACCGGGCCGTGACCCGTGGTCTTGATCCCGACGTGCCCCTTAAACCCTCAGGCACCGAATGGATAGGGGATATCCCAGAGCATTGGGAAGCAACGACGCTTGGGAGGCTCGTCACTACATTTAAAACAGGTCCGTTCGGTAGCATATTGCATCAATCGGACTACATTCCCGGCGGCACGCCGCTGGTTAATCCTGTACACATGTCGGGGGGACGCATTACACTTGATGTGAATTGCGCCGTTGACGGTGCAACGTTCCATCGGCTACGAGAATATGCCTTAATAGAGGGAGACATCGTTTTCTCGCGCAGAGGTGAACTCGGGCGCTGCGCCTTAGTCCGGAAAGAGGAGGCTGGTTGTCTGATCGGAACGGGAAGCATTCGGGCAAGACTAATCCCCAATATGATCAACCATGACTTCCTCATTGCAGCGCTTAATGGTTGGTGGGTTGCCGAGTACCTCTCGCTAATGTCGGTAGGTGCAACCATGCAGAGCTTGAATACCGGAATACTAAGCCGTCTTCCTTTGCCGTTGCCACCAATCGAGGAGCAAGTGCAGATAACAATGTTGATTGAACGGGAGTCAGCTCTCGTGGATAAATCTATCGCCAAGGCTCAACGCGAAATCGGCCTCATCCGCGAATACCGAACTCGCCTGATTGCCGACGTGGTCACCGGCAAGGTGGATGTGCGGCATCTGGCCCCGACGCCGGGCAGTGAAGACCTGGAAGAGACGGTTGAATCTCTTGAACCACTGGAAGAAGACATCGCTGATGCCGTGATTGATGATGAGGAGCGCGTCAATGGACCCGACTGA
- a CDS encoding (deoxy)nucleoside triphosphate pyrophosphohydrolase yields the protein MPEDISERRKNSKAVDSNGPIEVTCAIIEKNGQVLAAQRGPAMAMPFKWEFPGGKINPGETPENCIIREIKEELGVEIQIKTMLPPSSHSYPDLYIRLHPFVCRITHGRIKPAEHHAVQWTAHDRLLALEWAEADVAVVKSYLNYRIGKQGI from the coding sequence ATGCCTGAAGACATATCTGAACGCCGCAAAAACAGCAAGGCAGTTGATAGCAATGGCCCCATTGAGGTCACCTGCGCAATTATAGAAAAAAACGGGCAGGTTTTGGCGGCCCAGCGCGGCCCGGCCATGGCAATGCCGTTTAAATGGGAGTTTCCCGGAGGAAAAATCAATCCAGGCGAAACTCCGGAAAACTGTATCATCCGGGAGATCAAGGAAGAACTGGGCGTTGAGATCCAAATTAAAACCATGCTGCCGCCATCAAGCCATTCTTATCCGGATCTTTATATCCGGCTTCATCCCTTTGTTTGCCGGATAACCCATGGCCGCATTAAACCCGCAGAACACCATGCCGTTCAATGGACCGCCCATGACCGGTTATTGGCCCTGGAATGGGCAGAAGCAGATGTGGCTGTGGTCAAATCCTACCTGAATTATCGCATTGGAAAACAAGGGATATAA
- a CDS encoding type I restriction endonuclease subunit R: protein MNPTDTSEKGLETLIVESLVDEAGYVQGTNDDYSREHVVDLTMLRMFLEATQPKTAEALAMDQDCPKRTQFLHRLDAEIAKRGVIDVLRKGVKHGPISLELFYGTPTPSNTRAAELHAANIFSVIRQLRYSQDEMQLALDLGLFINGLPVATFELKNSLTKQTVADAVRQYKRDRSPNEPLFKFGRCMVHFAVDDHEVRMCTHLKGKDSWFLPFNQGWDNGAGNPPNSIGLKTDYLWKRILTKPGLTDILENYAEVVEEKDERGRKKPPKQIFPRYHQLDVVRKLLADAEAEGAGKKYLIQHSAGSGKSNSIAWLAHQLIGLEHGGKAIFDSVVVITDRRVLDKQIRSTIKQFAQVSSVIGAVTGDSVSKTQQLSAFLKAGKKIIISTVQTFPFILDEIDDEHRGKRFAIIIDEAHSSQGGKTSAKMHMALADRKESKTEPDNNDEWFMAAEERAEYKAAPSEEETLEDMINEIMESRKMLTNASYFAFTATPKNKTLEIFGIPDKPVGGKIPHRPFHSYTMKQAIQEGFILDVLEHYTPVNSWYRLAKTVEDDPEFDIKKAGKKLRRYVESHDHAIRTKAEIMVDHFHEQVIARRKIGGRARAMIICSSIKRAIQYFEAVSAYLKERKSPYHAIVAFSDFEQDGKKITEASLNGFPSSKIEAYFKAEEVKGISGKDPYRFLIVADKFQTGYDEPLLHTMYVDKVLSGIKAVQTLSRLNRAHPQKTDTFVLDFMNDADTITRAFSDYYRTTVLSEETDPNKLHDLKATLDGYQVYSDEQVDQLVRLFLGGEDRDKLDPILDACVGVYNEDLVEDEQVDFKGKAKAFGRTYQFLASVLPYTNAEWEKLSIFLDFLTPKLPAPVEEDLSKGILESIDMESYRAEKQETMKLTLPDEDSEIAPVPTSGGGRKPEPELDALSNIIKAFNDRFGNIDWEDEDRIRKVITEDIPAKVAADQAYQNAMKNSSKSAARLEHDRALEKVVIEMLSDHTELFKQFSDNPDFKKWLADTIFGVTYEEAF from the coding sequence ATGAATCCGACCGACACAAGCGAAAAAGGCCTGGAAACGCTGATTGTCGAATCCCTCGTGGACGAGGCGGGCTATGTTCAGGGCACAAACGACGACTACAGCCGCGAGCACGTGGTCGACCTGACCATGCTGCGGATGTTTTTGGAGGCCACCCAGCCGAAGACGGCTGAGGCCCTGGCCATGGATCAGGACTGCCCGAAGCGAACGCAGTTTCTCCATCGCCTGGATGCGGAGATTGCCAAACGCGGCGTGATTGACGTCTTGCGCAAGGGTGTTAAGCACGGCCCGATCAGCCTGGAGCTGTTCTACGGCACGCCGACGCCGAGTAACACCAGGGCGGCGGAGCTGCACGCGGCGAACATCTTCAGCGTGATCCGGCAGCTCCGCTACAGCCAGGACGAGATGCAGCTTGCCCTGGACCTGGGGCTGTTTATCAATGGCCTGCCGGTGGCCACTTTCGAGTTGAAGAACTCGCTGACCAAGCAGACGGTCGCTGACGCTGTGCGGCAATACAAGCGGGACCGAAGCCCGAACGAGCCGCTGTTTAAGTTCGGCCGCTGCATGGTGCATTTCGCCGTGGACGACCACGAGGTACGGATGTGCACGCATCTCAAGGGTAAGGACTCGTGGTTCCTTCCTTTTAACCAGGGATGGGACAATGGGGCCGGAAACCCGCCGAATTCGATTGGACTGAAGACGGATTACCTCTGGAAGCGGATTCTCACCAAGCCCGGGCTGACCGACATCCTGGAAAACTACGCCGAGGTGGTTGAGGAGAAAGACGAGCGCGGCCGAAAGAAGCCCCCCAAGCAGATATTTCCCCGCTATCACCAGCTCGACGTGGTGCGAAAGCTCCTGGCCGACGCTGAGGCCGAGGGAGCGGGCAAAAAATACCTCATTCAACACTCTGCGGGCAGCGGCAAAAGCAACTCAATCGCATGGCTGGCCCACCAGTTGATCGGCCTGGAGCACGGGGGCAAGGCGATTTTTGATTCCGTGGTGGTCATCACCGACCGGCGGGTGCTGGACAAGCAGATTCGGAGCACGATCAAGCAGTTCGCCCAGGTGTCTTCGGTGATCGGAGCGGTGACGGGTGACTCGGTCAGCAAGACGCAGCAGCTCAGCGCTTTTCTCAAGGCTGGTAAGAAAATCATCATCTCCACGGTGCAGACATTTCCGTTTATTTTGGACGAGATCGACGATGAGCATCGCGGGAAGCGGTTTGCCATCATTATCGACGAGGCCCATTCCAGCCAGGGCGGCAAGACTTCGGCGAAGATGCACATGGCGCTGGCCGACCGGAAAGAATCCAAAACCGAGCCGGATAATAACGATGAGTGGTTCATGGCAGCAGAGGAGCGGGCCGAGTACAAGGCCGCACCATCTGAAGAAGAAACTCTGGAGGACATGATCAACGAAATCATGGAGTCACGGAAGATGCTGACCAATGCCAGCTACTTCGCCTTCACGGCCACGCCCAAGAACAAAACTTTGGAGATCTTCGGTATCCCGGACAAGCCGGTGGGCGGCAAGATACCGCACCGGCCGTTTCACAGCTACACCATGAAGCAGGCGATCCAGGAAGGTTTTATTTTGGATGTGCTGGAGCACTACACGCCGGTAAACAGTTGGTATCGCCTGGCCAAGACCGTGGAGGACGACCCGGAGTTCGACATAAAGAAGGCCGGTAAAAAGCTGCGTCGGTATGTTGAGTCGCACGATCACGCCATCCGGACCAAGGCCGAGATCATGGTCGACCACTTCCATGAGCAGGTGATTGCACGTCGAAAGATCGGGGGGCGGGCGCGGGCCATGATCATCTGCAGCAGCATCAAGCGGGCGATCCAGTACTTTGAGGCAGTATCGGCGTACCTCAAGGAGCGAAAAAGCCCGTACCACGCCATCGTGGCTTTTTCCGACTTTGAGCAGGACGGCAAGAAGATCACCGAGGCCTCCCTGAACGGATTCCCGAGCAGCAAGATCGAGGCGTATTTCAAGGCGGAGGAAGTGAAAGGGATTTCCGGCAAAGATCCGTACCGTTTCCTGATCGTGGCCGACAAGTTCCAGACCGGCTACGACGAGCCGCTGCTGCACACGATGTATGTCGACAAGGTGCTCTCCGGTATCAAGGCGGTGCAGACGCTGTCGCGCCTGAACCGGGCGCACCCGCAAAAGACCGATACCTTTGTGCTGGACTTCATGAATGACGCGGACACGATCACCAGGGCATTTTCCGATTACTACCGCACGACGGTGCTCAGCGAAGAGACGGATCCGAATAAGCTGCACGACCTCAAGGCGACGTTGGATGGCTATCAGGTCTACAGTGACGAGCAGGTTGATCAACTGGTCAGGCTTTTTCTCGGCGGCGAGGACCGCGACAAGCTGGACCCGATACTCGATGCCTGTGTCGGGGTGTATAATGAGGATCTGGTTGAAGATGAACAGGTGGATTTTAAGGGCAAAGCCAAGGCATTTGGCCGGACGTATCAGTTCCTGGCCTCTGTTTTGCCATACACGAATGCCGAGTGGGAGAAGCTGTCAATATTTCTTGATTTTTTAACCCCGAAGTTGCCCGCTCCCGTGGAAGAGGACTTGTCAAAAGGCATCCTCGAGTCCATTGACATGGAAAGCTATCGAGCAGAAAAACAGGAAACAATGAAACTTACGCTGCCAGACGAGGATTCTGAAATCGCCCCCGTACCCACAAGCGGGGGTGGTCGCAAGCCCGAACCTGAACTCGACGCGCTGAGCAACATCATAAAGGCATTCAACGACCGCTTTGGAAACATCGACTGGGAGGACGAAGATCGCATCCGCAAGGTGATTACAGAAGACATTCCCGCCAAGGTTGCGGCGGATCAGGCATATCAGAATGCCATGAAGAACAGCAGCAAGTCTGCGGCTCGCCTGGAGCACGACCGGGCGCTGGAAAAAGTGGTCATTGAAATGCTCTCCGACCACACGGAATTGTTCAAACAATTCAGCGATAATCCGGATTTTAAAAAGTGGCTGGCGGACACGATTTTCGGAGTGACCTATGAGGAAGCTTTTTGA
- a CDS encoding Txe/YoeB family addiction module toxin → MSWRIIFTKQAQKDAKKLSASGLRSKAEELIQILCDNPYQTPPPYEKLLGDLAGAYSRRINIQHRLVYQIIDNEKRVKIIRMWTHYE, encoded by the coding sequence GTGAGTTGGCGAATCATTTTCACGAAGCAGGCTCAAAAAGATGCGAAAAAATTATCAGCATCCGGGCTCAGATCCAAAGCGGAAGAATTAATACAAATCCTTTGTGATAATCCCTATCAAACGCCGCCCCCGTATGAAAAGCTTTTGGGTGATTTAGCCGGTGCATATTCACGACGTATCAATATTCAGCATCGGTTAGTTTACCAGATCATCGATAATGAAAAGAGGGTAAAGATCATCCGCATGTGGACTCATTACGAATAA